In one window of Desulfovibrio sp. DNA:
- a CDS encoding PEP/pyruvate-binding domain-containing protein has product MGILARMASMLTGWRNEQGVTFALLFKKFKNILERNNRILELMADMGDKLGGEYIFDSKYIEDATSQLDDQVFKLISDMSVLTQNKNTALFLAFERIQHRLQEELAGRRHTKDGPMVLPFQDIGIEAEDEVGGKISQLGDLSNRLHLQTPNGFAITTTAFFTFMSRNGLLELAQNSIEEWDGTDQSLHELADLMQTRIMDSPLPWRLVARIDAMVNALSVRRPQSPLRLALRSSAWGEDGDSSFAGQYATELNVPPDRVVEAYKTVIASTYSMEAWRYRLDRGYHENEVAMAVGCQVMAESRVSGVLFTCTQQSGTGCESMVVSSAWGGGAAVVSGETATDTIFLSRTPPYPPLTRAVARKTRRLAPAPRGDLMWEDVPEQLQTIPCLTDEQLEQLARVGMSLERYYKRPQDVEWTFDAQGELYILQSRPLWSGGDAGLSVPVQDATSKAEVIFAGKGLVAQRGVAVGKVVLVDHNTDLDQFPEGGILVSKFTSPRYARVMRRACGIITDVGSPTGHMATIAREQRVPAVVNTEDATSLLRNGDEITLDATQNVVYRGRVAELDRFERAEPDMFEESYEYRLLRRLLKHIAPLNLVDPHSDDFKPQACKTYHDIARYIHEKAVEALVALSQRHDALHQAPARRLVDGPPLGLTIIDAGGGTSCAPEATALNMQEITSVPLLTFLQGMTTSGMWDTAPVPVDLGSFMSSFTRTFTASMAGPDSVGRNLAVALRDYMNVNMRLGYHYNTIDAYVSEQINDNYIYFRFLGGVTELVRRSRRARFVADVLDRFDFRVEVHGDLVVGRIKKLSVPRMRVRLHMLGGLVGYARQLDARMNSDELIAEHVQAFMEAITPTLPARHTGHTGGEHNDAAHFGA; this is encoded by the coding sequence GTGGGAATTCTGGCGCGCATGGCCAGCATGCTGACAGGCTGGCGCAACGAGCAAGGCGTGACCTTTGCCCTGCTGTTCAAAAAGTTCAAGAACATTCTTGAGCGCAATAACCGCATTCTTGAGCTTATGGCCGACATGGGCGACAAGCTTGGCGGCGAGTATATCTTTGACAGCAAATATATTGAAGACGCGACCTCTCAGCTCGACGACCAGGTTTTCAAGCTCATCTCTGACATGAGCGTACTCACGCAGAATAAAAATACGGCTCTGTTTCTGGCTTTTGAGCGCATTCAGCACCGTTTGCAGGAGGAACTCGCCGGTCGCCGCCATACAAAAGACGGCCCCATGGTACTGCCTTTTCAGGATATTGGCATAGAGGCCGAGGATGAAGTGGGCGGCAAGATTTCGCAGCTTGGCGACCTTTCAAACCGTCTGCACCTGCAGACGCCCAACGGCTTTGCTATCACCACCACGGCCTTTTTTACCTTCATGTCGCGCAACGGCCTGCTGGAACTGGCCCAAAATAGTATTGAGGAATGGGACGGCACAGATCAGAGCCTGCACGAACTGGCCGACCTCATGCAGACGCGCATCATGGATTCTCCCCTTCCCTGGCGGCTTGTAGCGCGGATAGACGCCATGGTGAACGCGCTGAGCGTGCGCCGCCCCCAGTCTCCCCTGCGCCTTGCCCTGCGCAGCAGCGCCTGGGGCGAAGATGGCGATTCCAGTTTTGCCGGGCAGTACGCCACAGAGCTGAATGTTCCGCCAGATCGGGTGGTTGAAGCATATAAAACCGTTATCGCCAGTACCTACTCCATGGAAGCATGGCGCTACCGCCTTGACCGGGGGTACCACGAGAACGAAGTGGCCATGGCTGTTGGCTGTCAGGTTATGGCGGAAAGCCGCGTCAGCGGCGTGCTTTTTACCTGCACGCAACAGTCCGGCACGGGGTGCGAGTCCATGGTGGTCAGCTCCGCCTGGGGCGGAGGCGCTGCCGTTGTTTCCGGCGAAACCGCCACTGACACCATATTTTTAAGCCGCACTCCCCCCTATCCGCCGCTGACGCGCGCCGTGGCCCGCAAAACGCGCAGGCTTGCGCCCGCCCCCAGAGGCGACCTTATGTGGGAGGATGTTCCAGAACAGTTACAAACCATTCCCTGCCTTACCGACGAGCAACTGGAACAGCTTGCCCGGGTGGGCATGTCGCTTGAGCGTTATTACAAACGCCCGCAAGATGTGGAGTGGACATTCGACGCCCAGGGCGAACTATACATCTTGCAGTCGCGCCCATTATGGTCTGGCGGCGATGCGGGGCTGTCCGTGCCGGTTCAGGACGCCACCAGCAAGGCGGAAGTTATTTTTGCCGGCAAGGGGCTTGTGGCGCAGCGCGGCGTTGCGGTGGGCAAGGTTGTGCTGGTTGACCACAATACGGATCTCGACCAGTTCCCTGAGGGCGGCATTCTTGTTTCCAAGTTCACTTCACCCCGCTACGCACGGGTAATGCGCCGCGCCTGCGGCATCATCACCGATGTGGGTTCGCCCACCGGCCACATGGCAACCATTGCCCGCGAGCAGCGCGTTCCCGCCGTGGTCAATACGGAAGACGCCACCAGTCTGCTGCGCAACGGTGATGAAATCACCCTTGATGCAACGCAGAACGTGGTTTACCGGGGGCGCGTCGCTGAGTTGGACAGGTTTGAGCGCGCAGAGCCGGACATGTTTGAGGAATCCTATGAATATCGGCTGCTGCGCAGGCTGCTCAAGCACATAGCGCCACTCAACCTTGTGGACCCGCATTCGGACGATTTCAAGCCACAGGCGTGCAAAACCTACCACGACATCGCCCGCTATATTCACGAAAAAGCCGTTGAGGCGCTGGTGGCGCTCAGCCAGCGGCACGACGCCCTGCACCAAGCCCCGGCCCGTCGGCTGGTAGACGGCCCACCCTTGGGCCTCACCATCATAGATGCCGGCGGCGGCACCAGTTGCGCGCCCGAAGCGACAGCCCTGAACATGCAAGAAATTACCTCAGTCCCCCTGCTGACCTTTCTGCAGGGAATGACAACCTCTGGCATGTGGGACACAGCTCCCGTGCCGGTAGACCTTGGCAGCTTTATGTCCAGCTTTACCCGCACCTTCACGGCCTCCATGGCCGGGCCGGACTCCGTAGGCCGCAATCTAGCCGTGGCGCTGCGCGACTACATGAACGTCAACATGCGCCTTGGCTACCATTACAATACCATCGACGCCTATGTTTCCGAGCAGATTAACGACAACTACATCTACTTTCGCTTTCTCGGCGGCGTTACGGAGTTGGTGCGGCGCTCGCGGCGGGCCCGGTTTGTGGCGGACGTGCTGGACAGGTTTGACTTTCGTGTAGAAGTGCACGGCGACCTGGTAGTGGGCAGAATAAAAAAACTCTCCGTACCGCGCATGCGGGTGCGTCTGCACATGCTTGGCGGCCTTGTGGGCTACGCCCGCCAGCTTGATGCACGCATGAACAGCGACGAACTGATTGCCGAGCACGTGCAGGCCTTTATGGAGGCCATCACACCCACACTTCCGGCAAGACACACCGGGCATACAGGAGGGGAGCACAATGACGCTGCGCATTTTGGTGCTTGA
- a CDS encoding lyase family protein, giving the protein MSVLHTVGLRRESLQDRIFHSYFIGSNLLAAQHTQRPGQHQSPVGADPFASSFQIDKYFIAFCDSSLREGSKSEMLLQFPLPAFQISPPASLVRSFPKLPGMFISKLEVSKLTVEEVVYHSPLLLELSIPAIKAKAWLAVAAPHVVGGLNSTRVAVPSGSVSWFADVSDKVCAAKALAQAQLLIAAAHFSSLPPVGSAVVVSCPLENKMNALGQVAQALGYLGCGPFAPLHGIAPDEMNEAFLAEAALCSIYSQDFCNAFELGRQQENIDALYGDDLAAVSDLSSCINIATATHAALAFIARGSAPDLSFGVRNAGSFIARVKLWAKEYGLSQALLLHAAAQAALFSQESVLAVERFEYELECFCRMGEDIGSHHSRPESSDSPDCYGEAGSSGGGNACGRSERSNQSDDSNWSDDSGVSDDSACPDSSNRADSLICPDIGLTALNLPAGGIRLETDSVGSIPVPAHAAYGSQTERSIHNFAVGSAPIGQNRKFVRAMALVKLCAAEANMQTGMLDEVKGKAITQAAREVMAGLWDDSFPVDTLQGGGGVGMNMNINEVVAYRASSIMHGVLSGKADLALVHPNDDVNMCHSTNDLVHTAMHIAFLQWTDELLEKMRNLEGVFNRLATQFSETVKLGRTCLMDALPITMGQQFSGYAAFVSRRKKSLEAMKEECLHLAMGAGGIGTGIGVSPGFLKSFFEVLSQHEGVAFKPAANYFDALQHTDFYIELSAQLKAYATGLSNIARDLRLMGSGPRAGFGELVLPAVQPGSSIMPGKINPLIPELINQIAYVVCGNDTAVSFASEGSDVDLNVWEAVFLQGISSSFQLLCNGTAIFTDKCLEGLNVNAQKCRQHAETSLALATVISEVFGYKKGVEIAGIAVRENCSIKEAAVNSGLVTTDAAELLLDPALLTERDKYAEIIDAFRRGRSTPPNSERLDCHTTTQEVHK; this is encoded by the coding sequence ATGTCAGTTTTGCATACCGTGGGGTTACGCAGGGAAAGTCTTCAGGATCGCATCTTTCACAGCTATTTTATTGGCAGCAATTTGTTGGCTGCACAACATACGCAAAGGCCAGGCCAGCATCAAAGTCCGGTTGGGGCCGACCCGTTTGCAAGCTCATTCCAGATTGACAAATATTTTATTGCCTTTTGCGATAGCTCATTAAGAGAAGGCAGCAAATCTGAAATGCTGCTTCAGTTCCCGCTGCCTGCGTTTCAAATCTCCCCGCCAGCATCGCTTGTAAGGAGCTTCCCCAAGCTTCCAGGCATGTTCATTTCAAAGCTTGAGGTTTCCAAACTGACGGTTGAGGAGGTTGTTTATCATTCTCCGCTGCTGTTGGAGCTTTCCATACCAGCAATAAAGGCCAAAGCCTGGCTGGCTGTTGCTGCACCACATGTTGTCGGTGGGCTTAACAGCACTAGAGTCGCTGTGCCGTCTGGGAGTGTTTCCTGGTTTGCTGATGTTTCTGATAAGGTTTGCGCCGCTAAAGCACTGGCGCAGGCCCAGTTGCTTATTGCTGCTGCCCACTTTTCAAGCCTGCCGCCTGTGGGGAGTGCCGTTGTTGTTTCCTGCCCCCTGGAGAATAAAATGAACGCGTTGGGGCAGGTTGCGCAGGCACTTGGCTATCTGGGTTGCGGCCCGTTTGCCCCACTGCACGGGATCGCCCCGGATGAGATGAACGAAGCTTTTTTGGCCGAGGCTGCACTATGCAGCATTTATAGTCAGGATTTTTGCAATGCTTTTGAACTTGGCAGGCAGCAAGAAAATATAGATGCCCTTTATGGTGATGATTTGGCTGCTGTTTCAGACCTTTCTTCGTGTATAAACATAGCAACAGCCACGCATGCCGCCCTTGCCTTTATTGCCAGGGGCAGTGCGCCGGATTTGAGCTTTGGGGTAAGAAACGCGGGCAGCTTTATTGCCCGCGTGAAGCTTTGGGCTAAAGAATACGGACTTTCACAGGCGTTGCTGCTCCATGCCGCAGCACAGGCAGCTCTGTTTTCGCAGGAATCTGTTCTCGCCGTGGAGCGGTTTGAATACGAGTTGGAGTGTTTTTGCCGCATGGGTGAGGATATCGGCAGTCACCATAGCAGGCCTGAATCTTCTGATAGTCCCGATTGTTATGGCGAGGCAGGTAGTTCTGGCGGGGGCAACGCTTGTGGCAGGTCTGAGCGCTCAAATCAATCTGACGATTCAAACTGGTCTGATGATTCTGGCGTGAGCGATGACTCTGCCTGTCCTGACAGCTCAAACCGGGCCGACAGCCTGATATGCCCTGATATTGGCCTTACAGCCCTCAACCTTCCGGCTGGCGGCATTCGGCTCGAAACTGACTCCGTAGGAAGTATTCCTGTTCCGGCGCATGCCGCTTATGGCTCACAAACTGAACGCAGCATTCATAACTTTGCAGTTGGCAGCGCCCCCATTGGGCAGAACAGAAAATTTGTAAGGGCAATGGCACTGGTGAAGCTGTGTGCGGCAGAAGCCAACATGCAAACCGGAATGCTTGACGAAGTCAAAGGCAAGGCCATTACGCAGGCTGCGCGAGAGGTTATGGCAGGTTTGTGGGATGACTCCTTCCCTGTGGATACCCTCCAGGGTGGCGGCGGGGTTGGCATGAATATGAACATAAACGAGGTTGTTGCGTACCGGGCATCTTCCATTATGCATGGTGTTTTGTCTGGAAAGGCAGATCTTGCCCTGGTCCATCCAAATGATGACGTCAATATGTGCCACTCAACAAATGACCTGGTGCATACAGCCATGCATATTGCTTTTTTGCAATGGACTGATGAGCTGCTAGAAAAAATGCGCAATCTTGAAGGAGTTTTCAATCGCCTGGCCACACAATTTTCTGAAACAGTAAAGCTTGGTAGAACCTGCCTTATGGATGCATTGCCCATTACAATGGGACAGCAGTTTTCAGGCTATGCAGCCTTTGTCAGCAGGCGCAAAAAGTCGCTTGAAGCCATGAAGGAAGAGTGCCTCCACTTGGCAATGGGGGCAGGGGGGATTGGCACTGGCATTGGCGTCTCCCCTGGTTTTCTGAAAAGTTTTTTTGAGGTGCTGTCGCAGCATGAGGGCGTTGCCTTTAAACCCGCAGCCAATTATTTTGACGCGCTACAACACACAGATTTTTATATTGAACTGTCTGCGCAACTCAAGGCTTACGCCACCGGGCTTTCAAACATTGCCCGGGATTTGCGATTGATGGGTTCCGGGCCGCGAGCGGGCTTTGGTGAGCTTGTTTTGCCCGCTGTTCAGCCAGGCTCGTCCATTATGCCAGGCAAGATAAATCCTTTAATACCAGAGCTGATAAATCAGATTGCTTACGTTGTATGCGGAAATGACACGGCCGTCAGTTTTGCTTCAGAGGGAAGTGACGTTGATCTTAATGTGTGGGAAGCTGTTTTTTTGCAGGGCATAAGCAGCTCTTTCCAGCTTTTATGCAATGGGACTGCAATATTCACCGACAAATGCCTGGAAGGGCTGAATGTCAATGCTCAAAAATGCAGACAGCACGCTGAAACTTCCCTTGCCTTGGCCACTGTTATATCGGAAGTTTTTGGATATAAAAAAGGTGTTGAAATTGCGGGTATTGCCGTGCGTGAAAACTGCAGTATCAAGGAGGCAGCCGTTAACAGCGGGCTTGTAACGACTGACGCCGCAGAGCTTTTGCTTGATCCGGCCCTGCTTACAGAAAGAGATAAATACGCTGAGATAATTGACGCTTTTAGAAGGGGTAGAAGTACTCCTCCAAATTCGGAAAGGCTTGATTGCCATACCACCACGCAAGAAGTGCATAAATGA
- a CDS encoding sulfite exporter TauE/SafE family protein, whose product MNIPLYMYLPIAGNSVNMAAILGLGGTVGLLSGIFGVGGGFFMTPLLIMLGIPPTVAAASDSNQIIGASTSGTLAHFRLGNVDFKMGFLLLAGGVAGGCVGVRVIKLLRALGNADFLINVTYVLMLGLVGGYMFYESLQSMRSSGTPTSAPKKAHPESSYRRGLSSMPWQMDFARSGVRLSLLMPLGLGTLVGILAAIMGVGGGFIMVPVMVYLLRMPMHVVVGTSLFQILFTCVNVTIMQSIENHTVDFILALLLLIGSSIGAQLGTRIGKKLQADQLKILLATLVLVVMGKILYDLLARPDVLLAYAGGH is encoded by the coding sequence ATGAACATACCGCTGTATATGTATCTGCCCATTGCAGGCAACAGCGTGAACATGGCCGCGATTCTGGGCCTGGGCGGCACGGTTGGGCTGCTCTCGGGCATTTTTGGCGTGGGCGGCGGTTTTTTTATGACGCCGCTGCTCATCATGCTGGGCATCCCCCCAACGGTTGCCGCCGCCTCGGATTCCAATCAGATTATCGGCGCTTCCACCTCCGGCACACTGGCGCATTTTCGTCTGGGCAATGTGGATTTCAAAATGGGATTCCTGCTGCTGGCGGGCGGCGTGGCAGGAGGCTGCGTGGGGGTGCGCGTCATCAAGTTGCTGCGCGCGCTCGGCAATGCCGACTTTCTCATCAACGTCACCTACGTGCTTATGCTTGGCCTTGTGGGCGGCTACATGTTTTATGAAAGCCTGCAATCCATGCGTTCGTCCGGCACGCCAACAAGCGCCCCTAAAAAAGCACATCCGGAATCCTCTTACAGGCGCGGTTTGAGTTCCATGCCCTGGCAGATGGATTTTGCGCGATCGGGAGTGCGTCTTTCCCTGCTCATGCCCCTGGGGCTTGGAACGCTGGTAGGCATACTTGCCGCCATAATGGGCGTGGGCGGTGGTTTTATCATGGTGCCCGTCATGGTGTACCTGCTGCGCATGCCCATGCATGTCGTGGTCGGCACGAGTCTGTTCCAGATTCTGTTCACGTGCGTCAACGTCACCATCATGCAGTCCATCGAAAATCATACGGTTGATTTCATTCTGGCCCTTTTGCTGCTCATCGGCTCATCCATCGGCGCACAGCTTGGCACGCGCATCGGCAAAAAACTTCAGGCCGATCAACTCAAAATTCTGCTGGCAACGCTTGTTCTGGTGGTTATGGGCAAGATTCTTTACGACCTGTTGGCCCGGCCGGATGTACTGCTGGCGTATGCAGGGGGGCATTAA
- a CDS encoding DUF599 domain-containing protein, giving the protein MYTFDLLCFCLSVTLYTAYNIYIRIRETANPDYTIHGISRTARSQWVASILEKKNGILAVQTLRNATMASTFMASTSVLLAVGVLSLTGNGENVRHTWHSLNFFGSVEPGMFAFKILALLLNFFLAFFCFASSLRLYTHVGFMLGAESGQTNNAQLGGMAEKYLNMGANHFYLGMRAFYFTVPLVFWIFGAQFMIFGTVFLISIIFILDRTPQHKQD; this is encoded by the coding sequence ATGTACACTTTTGACCTGCTGTGTTTCTGCCTTTCCGTAACCTTATACACTGCCTACAACATCTATATCCGCATCAGGGAAACAGCCAATCCTGACTATACAATCCACGGCATATCGCGAACGGCAAGGAGTCAGTGGGTGGCGTCCATTCTTGAAAAAAAGAATGGCATCCTTGCCGTGCAAACCCTGCGCAACGCCACGATGGCCTCGACCTTCATGGCCTCCACAAGCGTTTTGCTGGCTGTGGGCGTGCTGTCGCTCACCGGCAATGGAGAAAATGTGCGGCACACCTGGCATTCGCTGAACTTCTTCGGTTCAGTTGAACCGGGCATGTTTGCCTTCAAGATTCTTGCCCTGCTGCTGAACTTCTTTCTGGCTTTTTTCTGCTTTGCCTCATCGCTCAGGCTGTACACGCATGTGGGCTTTATGCTCGGCGCGGAAAGCGGACAGACCAACAACGCCCAGCTTGGCGGCATGGCGGAAAAATATCTGAATATGGGCGCAAACCATTTTTATCTGGGCATGCGCGCTTTCTACTTTACTGTACCGCTTGTTTTCTGGATTTTTGGCGCGCAGTTCATGATTTTTGGTACCGTCTTTCTGATAAGCATCATTTTCATTCTCGACAGAACACCGCAACACAAACAGGACTAA
- a CDS encoding response regulator gives MTLRILVLDDEPIVCKRLKPAFQKSGYYVETFTDSAAALDRMTQTTFDVIITDLKMEGADGFQVLERARELLPQARIVVITGFATLDSAKESFRKGAFDFVAKPFKLGGIIECVRRLEEDIKQTSTNR, from the coding sequence ATGACGCTGCGCATTTTGGTGCTTGATGACGAACCCATTGTCTGCAAGCGGCTTAAGCCGGCATTTCAGAAATCCGGCTATTATGTGGAAACGTTCACCGACAGTGCCGCGGCTCTGGACCGCATGACGCAAACGACTTTTGATGTGATTATTACAGACCTCAAGATGGAAGGAGCCGATGGCTTTCAGGTTCTGGAGCGTGCGCGGGAATTGTTGCCGCAGGCGCGCATTGTGGTCATTACCGGCTTTGCAACGCTGGATAGCGCCAAGGAGTCGTTCCGCAAGGGGGCTTTTGATTTTGTGGCAAAACCGTTTAAACTGGGCGGCATTATTGAATGCGTGCGGCGTCTTGAAGAAGACATAAAACAAACTTCCACGAACCGCTGA
- a CDS encoding TIGR02186 family protein, whose translation MSGLKLSHYMTVAALTMALCCASFPAHADEAVALAVKPSDIDISASYRGTVLHVEGLAPQGSAIVARFVGTSTDLALRQKGKVFGLLWMNLGTVHLHNVPSVFLVEASRPLADMGGAVLGLEAVRKAVTVEEDKSDSLDIPAELIKLKQQDGLYREETRGITVADNGSFRADIAIPSRMSPGEYRVEIFALHNGSISGSASAPVTVRLVGMPAWIDHMARDNSLLYGILSTLVAIFGGLAIGMIFQSKGGAH comes from the coding sequence ATGAGCGGCCTGAAACTTTCGCACTATATGACAGTTGCCGCGCTGACCATGGCCTTGTGCTGTGCAAGCTTTCCGGCGCATGCCGACGAAGCCGTGGCGCTTGCGGTCAAGCCGTCCGACATTGATATTTCCGCCTCGTACAGGGGAACTGTGCTGCATGTGGAAGGGCTGGCTCCACAGGGCAGCGCCATTGTGGCACGGTTTGTCGGCACCAGCACCGATCTTGCTCTGCGTCAGAAGGGCAAGGTTTTCGGCCTGCTGTGGATGAACCTTGGCACTGTACATCTGCACAATGTGCCTTCGGTCTTTCTGGTGGAGGCGTCACGACCGCTTGCGGATATGGGCGGCGCGGTGCTGGGGCTCGAAGCTGTGCGCAAGGCGGTAACAGTAGAAGAAGACAAATCCGACAGCCTTGATATCCCCGCCGAACTTATAAAGCTGAAGCAACAGGACGGTCTGTACCGGGAAGAAACACGCGGCATTACCGTGGCTGACAACGGCAGTTTCCGCGCAGACATAGCCATTCCTTCGCGGATGTCTCCGGGAGAGTACAGGGTCGAGATATTTGCCCTGCACAACGGCAGCATTTCTGGCAGCGCTTCGGCCCCGGTAACAGTCAGACTTGTGGGCATGCCCGCCTGGATAGACCACATGGCCAGGGACAACAGCCTGCTCTATGGCATATTGTCCACCCTGGTAGCCATTTTTGGCGGTCTGGCAATCGGTATGATATTCCAGAGCAAGGGCGGAGCGCACTGA
- a CDS encoding universal stress protein, protein MERILVTIDQQHPQQEALTHGCSLAKRIQARLYVLFVQTGAFQNAHPARQRLELLVGYAKADGINIEYFVAEGGYEESIVSFVQNHGITLLIHEQEHAGISAMQSVRHRVSCRVEIVTPQKR, encoded by the coding sequence ATGGAACGCATATTGGTGACCATTGATCAACAGCACCCCCAACAGGAAGCCCTGACGCATGGATGTTCGCTGGCAAAGCGCATTCAGGCCAGGCTATATGTTCTTTTTGTGCAAACCGGGGCGTTCCAGAATGCACATCCCGCGCGTCAGAGACTTGAGCTGCTTGTAGGATACGCAAAGGCTGATGGAATCAATATCGAATACTTTGTTGCAGAAGGAGGCTACGAGGAATCCATTGTTTCATTTGTTCAAAATCATGGAATAACCCTGCTCATTCACGAACAGGAGCATGCCGGAATATCTGCAATGCAGTCTGTCCGACACCGGGTTTCATGCAGGGTTGAAATAGTAACTCCACAAAAACGTTGA
- a CDS encoding HAMP domain-containing sensor histidine kinase, translating into MGSMDIKDSADMRGLERMFAYSGDFFHSIKGKMFILFAVTFLSIGVLAGLNYWSLSTVSQRLLLGEKYDDLLNDILEVRRYEKNYFFYSDAKSLSEGIVYLERIDALAGELAGDMAVLVGDAQQKNFMALLSRYGQAMRALAKGGTTGQEALRNLGKSLTEGADDIRRQKRERAHKALKQTHIMPVAFLSVFLLLMALVIKLISQGVLRPLGMVAAGTARVGRGDFSPIATGAEQLSEIADFIRAFNRMSHELAVNQEHLLQARKMAALGTFTAGIAHELNNPINNVLLSAEGLREDYREAIDADGQEMIDDIMQQAERASDIVRNLLDFSRTGHPASEGLCPAKVVGSTLNLLKNQVMLAGVTLHVEVPERLPDVCGDLRSLQQVFMNLLLNAIQATPKGGTVGISAREADADMVAFDVSDTGPGIPESIQEHIFEPFFSTKEVGKGTGLGLAVTYALVHRYEGQISVRSKEGQGAVFTVLLPRVDSVSQPDEKE; encoded by the coding sequence ATGGGAAGCATGGATATAAAAGACAGCGCGGACATGCGGGGTCTTGAGCGCATGTTCGCGTATTCCGGGGATTTTTTTCACTCCATCAAGGGCAAAATGTTTATCCTTTTTGCCGTTACCTTTCTGTCCATAGGCGTTTTGGCGGGCCTGAACTACTGGAGTCTGTCCACGGTGAGCCAGCGGCTGCTGCTTGGTGAAAAATATGACGACCTGCTGAACGACATTCTTGAAGTGCGCAGGTATGAAAAAAATTACTTCTTCTACAGCGATGCCAAAAGTCTGAGCGAGGGCATTGTGTACCTTGAGCGCATAGACGCCCTTGCCGGGGAGCTGGCCGGGGATATGGCCGTGCTGGTCGGTGATGCGCAGCAAAAAAACTTCATGGCTTTGCTCTCCCGTTACGGTCAGGCCATGCGCGCACTTGCAAAAGGCGGCACCACGGGGCAGGAGGCGTTGCGCAATCTGGGTAAATCCCTCACCGAGGGCGCGGATGATATCCGCAGGCAGAAGCGCGAACGCGCACACAAGGCCCTCAAGCAGACCCACATCATGCCGGTGGCCTTTTTGTCGGTGTTTCTGTTGCTCATGGCCCTGGTCATCAAGCTGATCTCGCAGGGGGTATTGCGTCCGTTGGGCATGGTGGCGGCGGGTACGGCCAGGGTCGGGCGCGGCGATTTCAGCCCCATCGCTACCGGCGCAGAGCAACTCAGCGAAATTGCCGACTTTATCCGGGCATTCAACAGAATGTCGCACGAACTGGCCGTGAATCAGGAGCATCTTTTGCAAGCCCGCAAAATGGCCGCCCTCGGCACCTTCACGGCAGGCATCGCGCACGAGCTGAACAATCCCATCAACAACGTGCTGCTGAGCGCCGAAGGCCTGCGCGAAGACTACAGGGAAGCCATCGATGCCGACGGTCAGGAAATGATCGACGACATCATGCAGCAGGCGGAACGCGCATCGGATATCGTGCGTAATCTGCTTGATTTTTCCCGCACCGGACACCCAGCCTCAGAGGGGCTGTGTCCGGCAAAGGTTGTGGGTTCGACACTGAACCTGCTGAAAAATCAGGTGATGCTGGCAGGGGTAACGCTGCATGTGGAGGTGCCGGAACGGTTGCCCGATGTGTGCGGCGATCTGCGCAGTCTGCAGCAGGTGTTCATGAACCTGCTGCTCAACGCCATTCAGGCCACGCCCAAGGGCGGAACCGTAGGCATCAGCGCGCGCGAGGCGGATGCGGACATGGTGGCCTTTGATGTCAGCGATACCGGCCCCGGCATACCGGAATCCATTCAAGAGCACATTTTTGAGCCTTTTTTTTCCACCAAGGAGGTCGGCAAGGGTACCGGCCTTGGCCTTGCCGTAACCTACGCCCTGGTGCACCGCTACGAGGGGCAGATCAGCGTGCGGAGCAAAGAAGGGCAGGGGGCCGTGTTTACGGTTTTGCTGCCGCGTGTGGACAGCGTATCTCAGCCGGATGAAAAGGAGTGA